The Rosa rugosa chromosome 3, drRosRugo1.1, whole genome shotgun sequence sequence tatatatttatgataCACAGTGACAGTGCCATGCAGAAACTGTAAGCAGATACCTATCTTGCCATCCTAGAGAAATTGTCCTTCCATCATCTCTTTCAAAAACCCTGAATCCAGCTGCAGTACTGCTACCATTACTACTCTCTCCTTCGAATTGAAGCGGACAATAATGGGTCCTTATCTTCAAGAGAAGTCTAGCTTGGATCTTGGACTTGGAGCTTAGATTAATTCCTTCAAAACCATGACTCTCCATCCTCGCCTTCCATGTCTCCGTCGACTTTTCGGTTTTTCGATCCTCCTGAATATGGTCGTAGTTGAGCATGCTTTTGATCTCCTTTCCCAGATGGTTCTTCTCAATGCTCAGCCTCTCCACGCTCTCTAGTGGTAAGCAATCATCTAAAGAATCAAACATGGCTGCAAAATAATGCAAAGACTCCATGAATCTCGGCAAGAAACTTCGAGGGCTTCTGCTTCCTTCTTGTTCAACCAACATTACAATCGAAGGGTTAAGTAAATGTACAGATTTTAATGAGTCAGATATCTTCATATTATTGTTCAAGCTGTTCAAATGGAAAACCAAATTCACCGCAATCGTTTCGtttctcttcttcctcaagTTTATGAGATTTGAGCCTTGCAGCAATCCTTGGAATTCGAAAACGAGGTTGCGACATCCCTTTGAAAAACTGAGCAATCTGTTCTCCGTCTCCCGCAGTTCATCCAAGCTTCTTCCAAACCCCGTAATCCTGAGGGATATCCGACTGCTACTGCTTCCCTTTTCGGAAAGAGATTGTATTAGTGAAGGCCATTGAAAGCCATAGGAGACGTCGAAATCAATTATATGCAAGGAACGGTTGttcttgtcttcttctttctcaaaTGCCTCAATTATGGCCTGGTTGGCTGTAAAATGAGCAAACTGGTAGTAGGGGGAAACCCGGTAAAGAGCAGTGAAGGCTACAAACTCTTCCTCATGCGTTGGCTCCTTGGAAATCACGTCGTAGAATGGTGATTTCCGGGTGAGAAGCCTCGCTGCCAAGCCATCTGCAAAGTAAGCCACAACTCGTTGCACTGAGTCGCCACACAAGGAAACACTTTTGTACAACTCTGTAAGATTCTCCAAGGCTGAGCTCACATTGTTTTCATTTACGGCTGTGGCTGTTATGAGCAACATGTGGACTAATTGGAGGCCTTTGCCATCTTCATCAACACTAtcataaatattattatcaTTACAATAATtgtgatctcctcttcctcctttcTTCTTGTGGTCTAGTTTTAGCATTTGTTCCCTCATTTGAAGAAGCCTGAATATCTTCCCCTCACAACCTTCATATGATGATGAACTGAGATCGCCAGTATTctcccttctctttctctttttcattCTTTCACCGCCTGAGTTTGTAACAATTGCTAGGCTGAGATTCAAAAGCTCATCCCCTTCCTCATCTATATCTTCCATATtactactctctctctctctctctctctctctctctctctctctctctctctctgagacaAAAATTAGAAAACTCAATAATAAATAGTAGatgaagagaatgagaggagcaTGAGGGATGGATGACCATTTATCGAAGGAAGGAGATAGAGGGTGGGATGGAATATCTCATGATGAAAATTCCTTTGTGTCATTACATGGGAATGGAACAAAAGACAAAAGACAAGAGAGATATTGAAGAATataaactttttctttttgttaaacctaTCAGAAAGACAAGATGCATATATGGGTATCTTTTTATTCTCGAGAACTAGTGTCTTAGGTCAAGAAAACGAattgatctttttttttctttttttatggtCATTTTATTATTCGAGGCTGTTTTGGAGGTTTAGGAAAACGCTTGATTTCTGGTCCTTAATTTATAATGATCCTTTGGGTagttcggaggaggaagaagatgccGTACGCATTGGACAAAAACAGCAGCGGAAAAATTTGGGGTATCAAAACCTACCGTCCTTGAACAATAGATTTGTCCTCCCTTATTCCCTTATcaaaaaaattcaaagaaattGCACATTACTTTGCTTCTAGATACAATAATACTCTCTTTTACTTCCTTAGCTAGTTTCGTTTTCTTTATTCTGAAAATGACTGCCATTTGTATGCTATGAGAAAAAGGGGCCGGGGCATATATGAAGATTCCGTTAATTTGTCAAATGGAATTTGATCCTCTAGACACCAATCCTATGGAACACGCACATCGAGGGTATTAATGTGTGCATGCTGGAAGTGTTGGCTAGCTAAGTGCCAAGTTAGCTTCTATTTGAAAGGACCGCTAGACGATCTCATTTGTTCGTTATTAATAAAGGATGCTTCAATTCTTGCAAAGTATGACGTGTATAACAAGAAATCTTGATCATCAACTTTGGTCCGTCGTAGTTAATTATGCTCTTTCATATATGTTGCAAGAGTCTAGACTCTTTGCAAGCTTTGGTGGACGTACcaaaagcttcttcttctttttttttttttttttttttttcttccaactCTGACAGTGtatgtgtcacgcccctgatttttaacacaaataaaaatcgatatataaccccataattatacatgcgtgaacgttcagttatcaatacaaaatacctggaaactttttcccctttaactacacacatattgatgccctgaacctactatgtcaatattgacccgctccgtagagtcatatattacataaccttacgaattaaattgtcaacaacaagataaaacgtaaatgcttctcagagctcactacaagcggaaatctttataacggtaaagtcacaaaatttggcttcctaccgtaatgctgccagcacgccacctcagcttcagccacgattaccctgacctgcaggattaacccctacactgtttgaatggtgcaccggattgccacacaacaaacccggtaagcttttgcaagcctgtatgagtaaactcaaaaccactaaaaagaaacacattcttaagtcacctcaacctaatcACGATAAGCACATAActcacaactacaaccatcTGTTTTCAAAATCTTCCATAACATGCTTACGTAGGTCAACTCGTGACTAAACTACATGCTAAGATTCTCAACCTAGCATCCCATTACACAAATTTCCCATTAAACAAAACCACTTCAGATAATGTTTGGAAATCCCTTGACGCACAACGGCAAATCACAAGGATCATACTCGTTTCCTTTCCACcggaagcctttgtcatcaacatgacatcaaggtgaaaacaatgaatcaccttcctatcctcacacagagcacaatcgtcaccactatggtcttcaagataaatcaaaccattaatcaataaaatcaagaagaaaacaaggcaatcacaattcaaaacaagcaaaacaagtcATAGTAATCATCATAACCCCACACTCTGACATCCATAGGTAGCTCCGGCTATCACAGCAGTCCTCTCGAtctttgttaacttaataacaattcaactccgCTACCGAGCTATCATCACACTGACCATCACGCAGATagccatcatcctactgatcatcacacagatagcgatcatccaactaatcatcacacagatatcaccagtcatcacacagatagcgatcatcacacagatactCCTACACAAGccttacatgacaatcatcacaaagattcactgatgtcatcgattcattacacagatacTCCTACACAGGccttacatgacaatcatcacaaagattcactgatgtcatcgattcattacacagatacTCCTACACAAGCCTTACATATCTTAAATCTCACTTAAGACGGTCATATTAgacccatggtatctcaacacataatattctacaatcacaactcaatacacaattttACCATTCTCGAGCAATAATGAACTCATTTCAAATATTATTCACCTCACAGTGAaaccaccaatacatatatatatcacgcaaatatatatatatatgtagtcatccacttaggaatgccactaataccactatagtcacagttaatcccataactccaagacaatatggtaattaggctcataacaaatatcgtgagatttactcacctcgaaactcccgctgcgtcttcaatacagaacaaggcagccacaccacaaaacaaccgtccaaggatACCTCGTCAATTACCTagtcacatacggtttcaacttaacaacaatccacaaacgatttaagtccgaaacccatgttttgaactaaaatccccaaagtgacgccaatcgaggcgaaaccacatccgagaccacccaatgtctccggaatacttctacgatcgatatggcaaaaccacaagtcgatcggaagctcgaatactcacggatcgaaacatcgaacggtccgaaactgTAAAAATCACagcatgctcatacgatctccaaaaattacaaacaatatatcgaaatgctcgtatagACGAGTACATCGAACTCAGGAACataaactatccctgaggtggccggaaactgccggaaaacaccaccacagagGCGGCGCCGCCATCggcccaaagtcggaatttggCAAAACTCCCAATACCAAAATTCATCATCTCAACTtcaattacaactttcataactacatcaAAGTCCAAATATAAACCAATCGagcgaattttaccttagaacaaatcagaccgattgaaaccctagaatttcaaagcttcgattcgtcctccaCAAGTGAAATCGCTCCAAGCCACTTTGGgagaagcatctacgtcctcaaggctccaaaagccctcaagaaccaTCGGccatggtggccggaatcgccgacTCCGATCAAAGCGATTTCGTCCCCGAAGCGGCCTCTTCCAGTCGATGTAGCTCCCTCCACAGCTCAAATCTCTCTTCaatccctccacagacctctagAGGAGATTGAGGCGACAAGAACCCACTTTGAATCGCATCCAAAGGTGGCCGGACGAGCgagaacgacgccggcgaagTGGCTGCCTGCGCGCGGGCTCGGGAGAGAGGGATTGAGCtcgggtttccattttgggaaatctgGGCTCTCTTGCAAATTTCTCAAAAATTCGTCCTtttatacaaaaatggaaagtttttccgaagccaATAACTTcatcatatgaactccgattctcgcattccacatatccacgaactcgtatcgacgcgctctacaactttcgtgaaggaagtttagagaaacccaacgaataaaaagtcaacccttgcccccccccccctaaaatgacgcttcctgaataattattcgcccgaaacacttccgctccatcgagccacgaaaccgtccgatacccacactttaaattccggaaaatcctcagaaaataaatacgaatttccggggtatcaCAGTATGGTACAGTATATCGGATACAATGTTTTCATTTACGAGGCTTCGATCATATTTACTTTGGTCTGGGCTTTTGGGTCGTACCGGAATACAGCGGTTTGGCGACTTCTGGCCGGCTACGTAGGAGAGCTCTTTACTGCAAGGTAGGCGTGGATTAAATTGTTGGGCTCTGGTGCAGCATCAAGCTCGATCGGTGTCGCTGGTGGTGAGGAAGCAATCGGTCAAGTCGAGGCAAGGCGGCGGGTGCGGCGATTTGTTGCACTTCTGATGCTGTGGTCCAAAGGTTTGCCGCCGGAGGACATGACGGCAGCGACAACAAAGGAGCAGCGGTGCAGAGAGGCTCCTCCTCTGTTTGTTTGGGGTTGGGCCTGGgtctttgggcctgggctcaataTTGGGCTGATGGGGCAGGGAGGCTTTCCTGCTAGACAAGACTTGTTTTGGGTTTGGGCCTACAGGATTGGGCTCAGGCCAAGGCAATGTGGGCCCTAATGTATTAGGGTATTAAGCCTGTGGGAGGTTGGATAAACTTCTATAAGTTTTCTATGACATTTCTAGTATcttgtttgtaccacaattgcatgattggcaagtgagggctagttgaatgatttcttttcagtaggaggtaaggttttttcattcttgtaggctcgcttaaatgtgagcgtccCAGAGATTTTAATGATCTGCTCTAGCTTAGGTAGGTAGTTCGGCTTTTCTTGTcagatttcttatgtaagttcttgTAGACTCTAGCGtttggctgttgatctaatgcattcaacttctacttaaaaaaaaaaaaaaaaaacttaagaaaactaaaaTTATTTACATTGAAAAGAACAACATTGTATGGCTTAGTATTCATAACTTTTATTCTTTTAAACCATTAATTGATTGGTATATCCTTGACTCTTTCAAAGGTTTAGCTGCATGTTTCACACAATATGGCAATATGCTCTTAAGTTTGAGCTGAATCTTCTCAAGTTTTGGTTTGACTATTTTGCTTTTATATTTAGAACGTATAGATATTGTATAATAAGCATGTAAATTAATAAATACACAGGCCTCTGAACAAAGAGAGATCAAATAGCATTGGAAAGAATAAATTAGCTGGAGAACCTTTATTTTTCTTGGAAATAGCTGTTTGAACAAGTCCAATGAGGTCTTCAATCCTGGAAAGTCACATAAAACATGGAGGCATCGAAGCTCTCTTGGTTGTCTTGGTTATGGAGGACATGTAGGTTAGTTTAATAAAAATGGCCCCCTAACTTATATTTGGCACTTAGGAAAATGCCAAAATATAATGCACGTAGATTATTGTTTATATGCAAGTAAGAAGACTAGATTCTGTTCCATAGACTATCATGAGGTTGACATATGGCAAATTCTAGGATGCTCTCTAGGTATGAAACACATTAATGCCTAGTTAAATTTGGTTTGTTTCTTCCATGTGTGTATATAGTTTAATAGACAAGATCCGTTCAAGGACAGTCTCATGAAGAACGGCAACTTTTTTCGCAGTCTAGCTACCTCTGATCGTTGCAGTCTTCAACCATTTTACAGATATACCGGGTTTCTGGCTAAACAAGAAAACTTTATAAATAATAACAATACTACGTACTAAGCCAGGTAATGCTAGAAAACTGGAATTGTgttgttctttttttattctttgtttttttttttaagagaatgaACATTCATATATTCGCATGGCTTCACTGAGACATTGTTAGGAAAATACATACATCAAAACCTAAGCCCACAAAATTGTGATGCTTACTAGGCTTAAACGGAGTACAGAGCCTTAACAAGTAATCTCCATTCTAGAAATCACTGCGCACTTAATCAAATAACCGTAACTATTGAAGCACAATTGATCATCCTCATAATATTTTGTTACATTAAACTTTGATGGTTTTATTCGAAATGGTGATGcatctattttttttgttattagaaATTTTGATGGTAATCCTTTTATTGCTGCATGTAGATATATTGGCTCTACTAACAGTTTGGTTGTAGAAGCTACTGCCTTGAGGGAAGGTCTTCATACTGCTCTCCTTAGTCATTATTCCCATATTGTGTTCAAAGGTGGTTCCGAAATTCTCATTGACAATATCAAAGGAAATATTGCTATACCTTGGAGAATGGAGAATTCAGGTTCTAATTCGAGACATCAAGCTTGTGGCGTCACAGTTCCAAGAGATAATTTTTAGACATATTTTTAGGGAAGCTAATTTTGTAGCTGATTGTTTAGCATCTTTAGCTTCAAATCAGCAGAATCCAAAAGTTTGGTTTTCCTGTTTATTGGGAAGGGGTGTCTCCAACTTTCCAATAAGATTAGTTGGGAAGGGGTGTTGTTCGTGGTTTTGTTATGTAACTTTTTtctatcattaaaaaaaaaacaaaattaatcaaCAATTACATCACTTCATAATTCACTCTAGCTACGCGACTCACCaatgcacgcaattgtggtacgagaTAAACCAAGATATCTGAGGAAGTTTGCCACTGACATAATTGGAGAGCAATTATGcatctgccaaaaaaaaaaacaaaaaaaaaccaaaaaaaaaaccaagccaTCCCAAACCAAAGCAACCAGAGTCACTAGGTATGACGTTTTCTAGCTAGCCtttgagtttttttattttcgttTTCTACACTTACttatttttctttggttttgagtcttttagtttttgttttctttgttttgattttgctaagtgACTAGTAAATAGCAAAATCTAAGTGTGGGAGAATTTCATAGGAGCATATAAtacgacgtttataatgtttatattctcatattttgctaagttatttcctttaacttaATCATATTAACTTAGTTTTCGTTTTCTAGGTAATGTGTAGTGAAGGAGATACTTTAGGAGTAAAATGAAGCCTCAAAGACCAGAAATGATATAAGTGAGGCACAAGTGGCACAGAAATGAGCAACAATGGCGAAATGAAGTTCTCCTAATCCTattaggaaaaggaatcccagttggagtaggattCAGAAGCTGACTTGGATTCAAACTTTTAATGTCACGGAATTAAAAATCCTACTTGAATAAGGAAACCCAATCCAAGTTGGATTAGGAAATTTAGTGTCATAAGGAGTCATTATTGAACAAGGAGTGCTCGAGAAAGTTTCAGAATACTCCAGAATATATATATCAGCTAAGAaatccctgttggataaggaaaCATGTTGACATGAGGAGTCCTAATGATGCCAGGAGACCTGAGTGGATTAGGAGACGTcaaagaagattcatgaagttTCTAAAAGATGTTCCAATGTCACCTGCAAAGGACACTATGTTAATAACCTCATTAGACGACAGACTTGGATTGTTATCTGATATGAAGAAAAACTGTCTTCTAGTAAGCTGATATCTGATTGACGTTCAAACGACGGGTACAGCCCGACGTCAGACGGTAACTCAAACGACAGACACTTAAAAaatttatgtcgtctgaatgtgCCCAAATATGCACAAATTGTAAGTATATGTGGTTATATATAATATAGAACGATAATCAAATATTGTTGTAGTTAAactttagcaacagactttacCAATTAtctattgtttgatttaatGTGAAACGACAATAAAATATCGTCTGAATATGTAGAAATTCAAAATTTCTTTGGCAAATCTTTTGTGTAAACTTTATTCAAATAACATCTACGGTGAGTTATCTATGGATTCTAGTTGTTCAGGCAACATAATTTTTCTTGAATTCTATTGTTGGATGTTCAATTGTTATGCTTTTTAtgttgtgtgatttggtttACAACCACAGAATTTGGCTTCAATATATTGTTCTTTTCTTAATGAAGGAACATACATTCAGAAACCTGGAAACCACAATAATGTACCATACATTCATCAGAACTTGGAAATATAAACCACAATATACCATTCATATAGAAACTGGAAATCGCTTTGTACCATACATTCATCAAAAACCTGGAAACCACTACCAACATATCCATTGATAAACACTGCAAAAATTGTACTACCCCTTTAATCAGCCACCAAGTGACTAAACTACATCAATTCTTCCAAATTTTCAACAAAGTAAAATCAATCCAGCCTGAAATTGACTAATTTGCTAGGGTCAAAATGATCGATAATAGCAGCAAAAGTTGTTCATTTAGTTAGGCAAAAAACCCTCCAAGCTCAAGGTCAAGTGTTTTCTTACCTCTCTAAGAGTGGAGCGAGGCAGTTAAGGTGTTTGTTGCTCTGTAATTTGCATCATCCTTCCTCATGTAAACCCCTGTACTGCTATAACCCCACTTCTCAGATGAGGAAATGAAGTCTGACGCTCCCACAGTGCTGAAGTCCTTTTCGTACTGATTACCATTAAATTCCATACCAACTCCCTTTATTTATTGAATAGACTTGCATGTAATCCAGAGAAACAATATTTTCAAGGGT is a genomic window containing:
- the LOC133739639 gene encoding GRAS family protein RAM1-like, which translates into the protein MEDIDEEGDELLNLSLAIVTNSGGERMKKRKRRENTGDLSSSSYEGCEGKIFRLLQMREQMLKLDHKKKGGRGDHNYCNDNNIYDSVDEDGKGLQLVHMLLITATAVNENNVSSALENLTELYKSVSLCGDSVQRVVAYFADGLAARLLTRKSPFYDVISKEPTHEEEFVAFTALYRVSPYYQFAHFTANQAIIEAFEKEEDKNNRSLHIIDFDVSYGFQWPSLIQSLSEKGSSSSRISLRITGFGRSLDELRETENRLLSFSKGCRNLVFEFQGLLQGSNLINLRKKRNETIAVNLVFHLNSLNNNMKISDSLKSVHLLNPSIVMLVEQEGSRSPRSFLPRFMESLHYFAAMFDSLDDCLPLESVERLSIEKNHLGKEIKSMLNYDHIQEDRKTEKSTETWKARMESHGFEGINLSSKSKIQARLLLKIRTHYCPLQFEGESSNGSSTAAGFRVFERDDGRTISLGWQDRYLLTVSAWHCHCVS